A portion of the Sphaerochaeta sp. genome contains these proteins:
- the cadA gene encoding cadmium-translocating P-type ATPase, with translation MDRTRVWKLRNLDCAECGAKVEQAVAALPGVEKANVNFLQMKMTVTAKTDPTESFWKNVERTANETEDEMELRVMHDGICPYCNHEHCVCGVINEKKSIDWELVRMLVALVVFIASFVSGIPYIALASYAICGYEVVFNALKNLFKGKLFDENFLMAVASIGAIALGDYREAAAVMLFYEVGEYFQDKAVESSRKNIADMMDLKSDTALVVADGKETVTPSENVAVGSIVKVKNGEKIPLDGIVKSGTSFLDTKSITGEPVPRKVTVGDEVVSGCVNTDGTLLVTVTKAYQDSTVKRIMDLVEDSSNRKAPSEQFITKFSRYYTPVVVFSAIALAVIPTLFVGDFQKWLYRALVFLVISCPCALVISVPLSFFSGIGALAKRGVMVKGGNYLQALSEADSMAFDKTGTLTKGTFTVTRTIPYQGFTMEQVLSYASSVESESNHPIARAIHAVLPDQKPAEGAHELSGKGIIGMVDGHKVACGNAKLLADQGVAIQSHETSAASVVEVVVDGVHAGTIWVSDTLKDGVKPTLQKLKQLGLRNLVMLTGDNKAVAQEVAGEIGITSVKAELLPQDKVAAFESLKNGHKVAYVGDGINDAPVLGLSDVGIAMGGMGSDAAIEASDIVVMTDDITRVGDAVAIAKRTNRTVKQNITFAISIKVLTLILGALGIANMWMAIFADVGVAILAILNSLRILLKK, from the coding sequence ATGGACAGGACTCGGGTATGGAAGCTGAGGAATCTCGATTGCGCGGAGTGTGGCGCAAAAGTGGAACAGGCTGTCGCCGCCCTCCCCGGTGTGGAAAAGGCGAACGTCAATTTCCTGCAGATGAAGATGACCGTTACGGCGAAGACGGACCCCACTGAATCTTTCTGGAAGAACGTGGAACGCACCGCCAACGAGACGGAAGACGAAATGGAACTGCGGGTGATGCATGACGGCATCTGCCCGTACTGCAACCATGAACACTGCGTCTGCGGCGTCATCAATGAGAAGAAATCCATCGACTGGGAGCTGGTGCGGATGCTGGTCGCCTTGGTGGTGTTCATCGCTTCCTTCGTTTCCGGCATCCCGTACATCGCGTTGGCAAGCTACGCCATCTGCGGCTACGAAGTGGTGTTCAACGCGCTGAAGAACCTGTTCAAAGGAAAGCTGTTCGATGAGAATTTCCTGATGGCCGTTGCGTCCATCGGCGCCATCGCGCTGGGTGACTACCGTGAGGCGGCCGCCGTCATGCTGTTTTACGAAGTGGGCGAATACTTCCAGGACAAGGCGGTGGAGTCCTCACGCAAGAACATCGCCGACATGATGGATCTGAAGAGCGACACCGCCCTGGTGGTTGCCGATGGCAAGGAAACGGTGACTCCCAGCGAAAACGTCGCCGTCGGATCCATCGTCAAGGTAAAGAACGGGGAGAAGATCCCTCTTGATGGCATCGTGAAGAGCGGTACGTCGTTCCTGGACACCAAGTCCATCACGGGAGAACCGGTCCCCCGCAAGGTGACCGTCGGGGACGAGGTGGTCTCCGGTTGCGTCAATACGGATGGGACCCTGCTGGTCACCGTCACCAAAGCTTACCAGGATTCCACCGTCAAGCGGATCATGGATCTGGTGGAGGATTCCTCCAACCGCAAAGCCCCCAGCGAACAGTTCATCACCAAGTTCTCACGGTACTACACCCCGGTGGTGGTCTTCTCCGCCATCGCGCTGGCCGTCATCCCCACCCTGTTCGTCGGTGATTTCCAGAAATGGCTGTACCGCGCGCTGGTGTTCCTGGTCATCAGCTGCCCCTGCGCCCTGGTCATTTCCGTCCCGCTTTCTTTCTTCTCCGGCATCGGGGCTCTTGCCAAGCGGGGCGTGATGGTCAAAGGCGGCAACTACCTGCAGGCCCTTTCCGAGGCTGACTCCATGGCGTTCGACAAGACGGGCACGCTGACCAAAGGAACGTTCACCGTCACCAGGACGATCCCCTACCAAGGGTTCACCATGGAACAGGTCCTTTCCTACGCTTCATCGGTGGAATCGGAAAGCAACCACCCCATCGCCCGTGCCATCCACGCCGTGCTGCCTGACCAAAAACCCGCCGAAGGCGCCCATGAGCTCTCCGGCAAAGGAATCATCGGGATGGTGGACGGACACAAGGTGGCCTGCGGCAACGCGAAATTGCTCGCCGACCAAGGCGTGGCGATCCAGAGCCATGAGACGAGCGCCGCTTCCGTGGTGGAAGTGGTGGTGGACGGCGTCCATGCCGGCACGATATGGGTCAGCGACACGCTGAAGGATGGCGTCAAACCGACACTGCAGAAACTGAAACAGCTTGGGCTCCGCAACCTGGTGATGCTCACCGGGGACAACAAGGCGGTGGCCCAGGAAGTCGCCGGGGAGATCGGCATCACCAGCGTCAAGGCGGAACTGCTTCCCCAGGACAAGGTGGCGGCGTTTGAAAGCCTGAAGAACGGCCACAAAGTGGCCTATGTGGGAGACGGCATCAATGACGCCCCGGTGCTGGGTCTGTCTGATGTGGGCATCGCCATGGGCGGCATGGGAAGCGACGCCGCCATCGAGGCGAGCGACATCGTCGTCATGACGGACGACATCACCCGGGTCGGCGACGCCGTGGCCATCGCCAAACGGACCAACCGGACGGTGAAGCAGAACATCACGTTCGCCATTTCCATCAAGGTGCTGACGTTGATTCTCGGAGCCCTTGGCATCGCCAACATGTGGATGGCCATTTTCGCCGATGTCGGCGTGGCGATCCTGGCGATCCTCAATTCGCTGCGGATTTTGCTGAAGAAATAA
- a CDS encoding chloride channel protein, translating to MNGKHVGRYVRWLIRGIALGVVVGAAMWLLTTAIVKISGLRSAHVSLQMALPLGAIITAWLYQTLGPYLRSGTAQVIEIINHGLIALVSPTSAHDDEKTAENISAKMVPLLYLSTMISHLVGASTGKEGAGVQIGASVGNYVARLEDVLLPKHLEHHDPTDTGIWMICGAGAAFGALFNAPVAGTLFGLQFSSPQVNRSEAFIPSLMASFTACFISKNLLGIATLSPTPSQEVTLTPMVFVTLFLLAVAMGLFSMLFIFLAGGYRAWLSKRFTSVWTRTLFSSVLLLAFSFLFAEIIGDWRLNGLSSALIGTQVAWYIPLGKMLLTVLSIGSGFVGGEVIPIMVLGSTASSLFSGLAELPLSAITCFGALGMLSAATKLPLACFMLGLEIFGFANPEALFFVCMVSYSVSGMKGIYEKQGTLFHFTAHGVA from the coding sequence GGCATCGCGTTGGGAGTCGTGGTGGGGGCGGCCATGTGGTTGCTCACCACCGCCATCGTCAAGATTTCCGGACTCCGGAGCGCGCACGTATCGCTGCAGATGGCCCTCCCGCTGGGTGCGATCATCACCGCGTGGCTGTACCAGACGCTGGGGCCGTACCTGAGAAGCGGCACCGCACAGGTGATCGAGATCATCAACCATGGGTTGATCGCCCTGGTCAGCCCGACCAGCGCCCATGACGACGAAAAGACAGCGGAAAACATCTCGGCGAAGATGGTTCCGCTGCTGTATCTCTCAACCATGATCTCACACTTGGTGGGGGCTTCCACCGGCAAGGAAGGCGCGGGCGTGCAGATTGGAGCCTCGGTGGGCAATTATGTGGCCCGTCTGGAGGACGTCCTGCTTCCCAAACACCTGGAACACCATGACCCGACGGATACCGGCATCTGGATGATCTGCGGCGCCGGGGCAGCCTTCGGCGCCTTGTTCAACGCGCCGGTGGCTGGCACGCTGTTTGGCCTGCAGTTCTCCTCCCCCCAGGTGAACCGAAGCGAGGCGTTCATCCCCTCCCTGATGGCCAGCTTCACCGCCTGTTTCATCAGCAAGAACCTGCTGGGGATCGCCACGTTGAGCCCCACCCCGTCCCAGGAGGTCACCCTGACTCCCATGGTGTTTGTGACACTCTTTCTCCTTGCCGTCGCCATGGGACTGTTCAGCATGCTGTTCATCTTTCTGGCCGGAGGATACCGCGCCTGGCTATCCAAACGATTCACGTCCGTTTGGACGAGAACCCTGTTCAGCTCGGTGTTGCTGCTCGCATTCTCGTTCCTGTTTGCCGAGATCATCGGGGATTGGCGCCTGAACGGCCTTTCCTCCGCTTTGATCGGCACCCAGGTGGCATGGTACATTCCGCTGGGCAAGATGCTGCTGACCGTGCTGTCCATCGGAAGCGGATTTGTCGGAGGCGAGGTGATCCCCATCATGGTCCTCGGTTCCACCGCATCCTCCCTGTTCTCCGGCCTTGCCGAGCTTCCCCTGAGCGCCATCACCTGTTTCGGTGCGCTTGGCATGCTCTCCGCAGCGACGAAACTTCCCCTTGCCTGTTTCATGCTGGGACTGGAAATCTTTGGCTTCGCCAACCCTGAGGCGCTGTTCTTCGTCTGCATGGTCAGCTACAGCGTCAGCGGCATGAAAGGCATCTACGAAAAACAGGGTACGTTGTTCCACTTCACCGCCCATGGCGTAGCGTAA